The genomic region tggtcatggtggggataatgataatcatgatgatgatggggatggtgttgttgatgacgataatgacgatgatggtgttgatgatgatgatgatgatgattatgacggtgATGTTGGTGGaaatgaacatgatgatgatggaggtcgAAAATTTTTGATGATATTGACGTAATgctggtgaggatggtggtggtgaggacggTGGTGGTGAGGACGGTGGTGGTGAGGACGGTGGTGGTTTAATGGTAATGGCATtcacaatgatgacgatgatgacgatgatggtggtaaaGTTAATTACATACTCATACACTTGTTTACTGTTCCCACAGGtaaagtgtgtgggtgtgtggggagggagaggtgttaacagacacaaaacataaacatcaacacctggctacacacacacacacacacacacgcatacgcatggccatatgtctgtctgtgttgaaCGTCATCAAAGCCACACAATCCcacctgttctctctttctcacaaatatttacaaatatttacaaatatataaacatattggtgttcgtgtgtgtatatatatatatatgtgtgtgtgtgtatatatatatatatatatgtgtgtgtgtgtgtgtatatatatatatatatatgtgtgtgtgtgtgtgtatatatatatatatgtgtgtgtgtgtgtgtgtgtgtatatatatatgtgtgtgtggtgtgtatatatatatatatatgtgtgtgtgtgtataatatatatatatatgtgtgtgtgtatatatatatatgtatatatatgtgtgtgtgtgtgtatatatatatatgtgtgtggtgtgtatatatatatatatatatatatatatatatatatatgtgtgtgtgtggtgtgtgtatatatataatatatatatatatatatatgtgtgtgtgtggtgtgtatatatatatatatatgtgtgtgttgtgtgtgtgtgtgtaatatatatattatatatatgtgtgtgcgtgtatatatatatgtatatatatgtgtgtgtgtgtgttatatatatatatatgtgtgttgtgtgtgtatatatatatatatatatatatatatgtgtgtgtgtgtgtgtatatatatatatatatatgtgttgtgtgtgtgtgtgtgtgtatatatatatatatatatgtgtgtgtgtatatatatatgtatatatatgtgtgtgtgtgtgtatatatatatatgtgtgtgtgtgtgtgtatatatatatatatataatatatatgtgtgtgtgtgtgtgtgtgtgtgtgtgtgtatatatatatatatgtgtgtgtgtgtgtgtatatatatatatatacatatgtatatatgtatgtatgtatgtgtgtgtgtgtgtgtgtgtgggtggaggtGTGTGCTTGTAATTAGTCAAAGTCATGAATGTCATGCAGTCacatttgcttttcttttacaaatatatatatatacatacatacatacgtatgtgtgtgtacacacacaaacacacacacacacacactcatacatatatacatttatatatatagaaatgtgtgtgtgtgtggttaggattcttggctttcacccaggcagcccgggttcgattcccagcatAGGAATGCATATTCTttttaaaagcagtgctccagtatggccgcagtcaaatggctggaacaagtaaaaaataaaagaataaaagaatatatatataaagaatatttatatgtgtgtatatatatatatatatatatatatataggcgcaggagtggctgtgtggtaagtagcttgctaaccaaccacatggttccgggttcaatcccaccgcgtggcatcttgggcaagtgtcttctgctatagccccgggccgaccaatgccttgtgagtggatttggtagacggaaactgaaagaagcctgtcgtatatatgtatatatatatatatatgtatatatatatatgtgtatgtgtgtgtgtttgtgtgtctgtgtctgtccccctagcattgcttgataaccgatgctggtgtgtttacgtacccgtcacttagcagttcggcaaaagagactgatagaataagtactgggcttacatagaataagtcccggggttgagttgctcgattaaaggcggtgctccagcatggccgcagtcaagtggctgaaacaagtaaaagagtaaaagagagagagtatatatatatatataaaagaggctttGGGTCAAAATTGTGTGCACATTTTGCTCCGTCAATGGTCAGATTGAGCTGAAAATTGAGAGAAGCATAGAAGATGTGATGAGGCAGAGAGTTGAGTAGGTTAAAACTCACCATCTGGAAAGATGAGGTTGCTATGGTGAGAAGAGTGATTTTTTATCAATTCAAGGGGCCTCTAAGCCCCTCCAGATTGGTACGATTGGTATCTAatataatctataaaatgaagaaggcgaacgttgatacaaattggatttttatgtaaaaagggaattaaatggggctggaaggggattaaaatttacaggaaggggtaacttgaggtgagaacTTGATTGGGAGATATTTTGGGGTGCTACAGCGGTTGCTTTGCTGTGAAAacagggattttattgattttggggaCACTTGGTGGTCTAcattggacaccttttgcccgatttcaatcaaattttcaacaaggTAAAGTGGAAgcagatttgtaatttaagcgcagaaaatgggttcgaaattttgaaaattaaggcaagatttttgaagttgaaaaaaatttcttgtttttacatatttttgccttttactttttattgtttataattttcattttttctgaaaaaattcccaagataagtactaaatttaacaaagaaaccatttttttcctttttttttaatcgctCAAATAGTGGCTCGTACAAAGGGCAGGTGtgctttccattgccactgcctgatatttatgattgatctttcaaaatattttctttctcaacttacttaagatcttttgttttttataaatgggagagagatagatagagaaaaatagaGGGTAAGAGAActcgagggagagtccgagagaaaggaagagcaagagagtgggaaagtgaaagagaaaggagagagaaacaaagagggagaatgtggcgataagaaacataaagtaacaaccacaccctcacccgcacGCAGatcgggtcaccttaagctagtcatcatcatcatcatcatcatcgtttagcgtccattttccatgctagcatgggttggacggttcaaccggggtctgggaagccaggggctgcaccaggctccagtcagatctggcagtgtttctacggctggatgcccttcataacgccaaccactccgtgagtgtagtgggtgctttttacgtgccacccgcactagtatatatatatatatatatatattatattaaattagagataaaaccactattaggcaaatcatacaatgaaaaacttaagccaatacataagattaattaatttatattattttaaatatatatcaaaattattaaaaaaaatataattagtataacactacgatcgtttcatgcaatggAGCCTGATGCGACCCTTGGTCTTACCagatctggtcaaaccatccaacgaatgtcagcatggaaaacacatgttaaatgatgatgacgatgatggcactgctccagcatggccacagacttaCAGCTAAAGCGtataaaggaatgaaagaaaaaagaatatatatgtacacgtgtgtgtgtgtcagtgtgtgtatatgtgtctgagtgtgtgtgtgtgtgtatatatatatatgtgtgtatgtatacatatatgtgtgtgtatatatatatatgtgtgtgtgtatacatatatgtgtgtgtatatatatatatgtgtgtgtgtatacatatatgtgtgtgtgtatatatatatgcgtgtgtgtatacatatatgtgtgtgtatatatatatatgtgtgtgtgtatacatatatgtgtgtgtatatatatatatatgtgtgtgtgtatacatatatgtgtgtgtatatatatatatgtgtgtgtgtatacatatatgtgtgtatatatatatgttggtttgccaggtcttctcaagtacagcatatttccaaaagtcttggtcactagtcatttccttggtgaggcctaaagttcgaaggtcgtgcttcaccacttcatcccaggtcttcctgggtctacctcttccacaggttctctcaactgctagggtgtggaactttttcacacagctgtcctcatccattctcactacatgctcataccagagccctcttctctcttgcacaccacatctgatgcttcttaggtccagctattctctcaaggtacttacactatgtcgagtatgaacactgacattacacatccatcggatcatactggctccatttcttgcaagcttacgcatatcctcagcagtcatggcccatgtttcactgccatgtagcatggctgttcatacacatgcgacATACAGTCTGCATTTTACTATTAGCACGaggcctttgtcaccagcaggggtaagagctttCGGAACTTTGcacagttacactttcaacacaccgacccccgctactgacttggtcacctaggtagcggaagctatcaactatttctagttttcctccctggaatgtgacagaagttgttctctgcacattttcagtgtttattgcacccgagcatctgccacatacaaaagctatcttcccagttagccttcctttgatattgctgcacctcttatgtgtccatagcttacactgggtacatcttatagaatttctacctacgctttttctacagatcaagcagggccatctacctgaaggcgtttgtgattggtctaccttcctacttattaggactttggttttagctagattgactctaaggccctttgattctaatccttgtttccacacctgaaacttctcctccagttctgatagtgactcagcaattaaagcaaggtcgtcagcatagaggagctcccaggggcatcctgtcttgaattcctccattattacctggaggactacgataaataggaggggactgaggactgaaccttggtggaccccaacctctactcggaattcttcactgtactcgttgccaaccctcaccttactagcagcgtctctgtacatggctcgcataGTTCTCactagccattcatctatccctagtttcctcattggctTCCAGGTAAGGGAtttggggaccctgtcaaaggctttctccatgtcaacaaaagccagctacatatatacacagacatataatttaatagacacaatacatgtttttCTGTGCTCCTAGTAGCTTCTTGTGTGCCAAACAATGTTTTATAACAGTCATCAGGCACAACCCACATGGCATAACAagctaaaatttgaatgaaagaagaaatgagAGAAGGTGAGAAGGGGGTAAGTAGAAAAAATAACCAGAAAGAAGTAAAAGGGGAAAAGAGTTATCTCCCCTCCCCCCATGTAGGCTGTGCCTGATGACTGTGCCAAGATGTCAGACTTGCTATAAACTTAGTTTGGCATGTCCTCAGCACAAGAAACTCTTAGTAGCAGTTAGAAACCTGTATTGTGtctattacataatatttatcttccaccagatggagtactttcttTGCTGATCTTACCATCATGGAACAGCCCATTATAGATAtagatctttattattatcatggacTCTTCCACGATTCAACGACATATGAGGGTTCGGCAAtctcttgctgaacaaccacacacATGATTTGTTTTATAGGGATCAAATGTCTCGGTTCACATaagttcactccctccatcaaatcaacatccCAAGGTTTTGGTTGTGTCAGAAGACTTTGGCCCAAGGTGtcccacagtggaactgaacccaggacaaTATACTTGCAAAGCAGACTTGTTAATGCCAAATCCTTCCCTGTCAAAATATTGACTCCAAACCTATTACAGAGATTCCATTGCACTCAAGGGTGGATGTTGGTACTTGAACCTCAAGGGTGGATGTCGGTGCCATTGCAGTGATTAAGGGTGTCAGAGTATTGCAGAGAACACCATGACATCAGGGGTTTCTTCACTCATGAGGGTTCACATAGGCAGGATgtggttagggttagcgttaggggaGGGTAGTCACACTCCTCTGGGTTACTTTTGAGGCCATAatctctgttgttgctgttattcacAAAGAAATAATGATCATCAAATGGTTCGCATCTGAATGTGACCATCACCATTGAATTTGATGGAAACCATAAAACCTTTGTGATGGAAAGTGCTTTCACAATGATGCTCTTGCCTTATTACTTGCTGTTTTAGGAATAATGTATCTAGGAATATATTGTACAATGTTCCTTTGCTAGTTTTCTCCTCTAATGAAGATAATGAACAGTGAGCTGAAGatgaattagctgctatttctaccaagtctagctaccatgtacaggtctccctcattggctcatacatttttgtgttcttttagcactctgtcggttacgacgacgagggttccggttgatctgatcaacggaacagcctgctcgtgaaattaacgtgtaagtggctgagcactccacagacacgtgtacccttaacgtagttctcggggatattcagcgtgacacagagaatgacaaggctggccctttgaaatacaaggtacaacagaaacaggaagtaagagtgagagaaagttgtggtggaagagtacagcagagatcaccaccatcccctgccggagcctcgtggagctttaggtgttttcgctcaataaacactcacaacgctcggtctgggaatcgaaaccgcgatcctacgaccgcgagtccgctgccctaaccactgggccattgcgcctccacacatttttgtatatacatacataagagagtagggtgcgatttgaggcagatttggttgctatttctaccagatctagctCCTGTGTAGAGGTTCTCTAGAATTGGTCTCTCATATGCTGACGgctacattgttgttgttgttgttgttgttgttgtgatttctGGCTTAGTTCACTCCTCATTTCAGAGTGCAGGCCGTAGTcacatagtggtggtggtggtgataaccaTACCagtagttggaggaggaggaggaggaaggaattGTGTGGGGATGAGAGGAGGGGATAGATGTGGAGGGAGGGGAGGGGGTGAGTCGTGTTgggtggagggggaggaggattgAGAGGATGTGtaggtgtgatgatgatgagggtggtggtggtggtggcggtggtcatggtgttggtgatgatgatgatgatgagggtggtggtggtggtggtggtggtggtggtcatggtgttggtgatgatgatgatgagggtggtggtggtggtggtggtggtggttgtagtacaATGAAGGCAGtgaagcgagagagggagagaaaaggaatGAGAAGCAGGAGGAGGAAGGTCGAGAGTTGAGGGAAGAGGGTCAGGGgggaaatttgttgtttttttgttcctaaatatttttttgatatatttttaatgagaTTTGGTGGCAGTTGtcatggtgggggtggggagtaaCGGACAGGTGTGTTTGTGGAGGGGTGTGCGGGGGGAAGGGGTGGGCAAGGTATTCCCTTGGCCTGTgcctgcgtgtgcatgtgtgcgtgtgtacgtgtgtgtgtgtgtgtgtgtgagtattgtctgtatatatgtatatatacatatatatgtatatgtaaatacatatgtatatatatatatacatatatatatacatatatatatatatatatataatatatatatatataatatatatatatatatattatatatatatatacacacacatatatatatatacatacatatgtatgtatgtatgtatatatatatgtgtgtatgtgtgtgtgtgtatgcatgtttggacgtacatgtgtgtatgtatatacatgcatttgtgaacTGACTGGACTGCAAGCATGAATGCGAGGCAGGCACAACCCATGGCTCTCCGCTATAAATACAACCAATCTCCGGTCCAGTCCAGAGCAAAGCCAGCTTTCGTGGCCTCCCTGCAAGATCTTCTTTCACCACAGCGACATCTTTTATTTCAACCATGAAAACATTCTTCCAAGCCGTATTCCTGTTGGCCGCACTGTCGGTCAACCTCCAGGGGTCCCACTCTGCAATGCAACAGAGTAATTATGAGTCTCTTCTCAGTGTGGTCCGAAGAAACGCAGGCTATCCCAGTGAAAAATCTCTTGTAAAACGCTCGTATTATCACACCTATGGTCCTGGTGACCGTCATACTTATGGCCCTGACCACGCCTACGGACATGGCCATACATATGGCCGTGGAAAACGTCATAACTATGGAGATGGTCATACATATGGTCCTGGTGACCGTCATACTTATGGCCCTGGTCACGCCTACGGACATGGCCATACATATGGCCGTGGAAAACGTCATAACTATGCAGATGGTCATACATATGGTGCAGGAGACCATCATACCTACGGATATGGTCACACCTATGGCCCAGGAAGACATACCTATGGTCCCTATGACCGTCACTCGTACGGCCCAGGAAGACATACTTATGGACCCTATGACCGTCACACCTATGGCCCAGGAAGACATACCTATGGACCCTATGACCGTCACACCTATGGCCCAGGAAGACATACTTATGGACCCTATGACCGTCACACCTATGGCCCAGGAAGACATACCTATGGACCCTATGACCGTCACACCTATGGCCCAGGAAGACATACTTATGGACCCCATGACCGTCACACGTATGGCCCAGGAAGACATACTTATGGACCCCATGACCGTCACACGTATGGCCCAGGAAGACA from Octopus sinensis linkage group LG29, ASM634580v1, whole genome shotgun sequence harbors:
- the LOC115225945 gene encoding histidine-rich glycoprotein-like isoform X1, whose product is MKTFFQAVFLLAALSVNLQGSHSAMQQSNYESLLSVVRRNAGYPSEKSLVKRSYYHTYGPGDRHTYGPDHAYGHGHTYGRGKRHNYGDGHTYGPGDRHTYGPGHAYGHGHTYGRGKRHNYADGHTYGAGDHHTYGYGHTYGPGRHTYGPYDRHSYGPGRHTYGPYDRHTYGPGRHTYGPYDRHTYGPGRHTYGPYDRHTYGPGRHTYGPYDRHTYGPGRHTYGPHDRHTYGPGRHTYGPHDRHTYGPGRHTYGPHDRHTYGPGRHTYGPHDRHTYGPHHRHTYKPVFKCGNIVFLNSYCSSVCPASHVHISGIGGCPRGTICCAA
- the LOC115225945 gene encoding histidine-rich glycoprotein-like isoform X2; its protein translation is MKTFFQAVFLLAALSVNLQGSHSAMQQSNYESLLSVVRRNAGYPSEKSLVKRSYYHTYGPGDRHTYGPDHAYGHGHTYGRGKRHNYGDGHTYGPGDRHTYGPGHAYGHGHTYGRGKRHNYADGHTYGAGDHHTYGYGHTYGPGRHTYGPYDRHTYGPGRHTYGPYDRHTYGPGRHTYGPYDRHTYGPGRHTYGPYDRHTYGPGRHTYGPHDRHTYGPGRHTYGPHDRHTYGPGRHTYGPHDRHTYGPGRHTYGPHDRHTYGPHHRHTYKPVFKCGNIVFLNSYCSSVCPASHVHISGIGGCPRGTICCAA